Proteins encoded in a region of the Desulfovibrio sp. JC010 genome:
- a CDS encoding DNA topoisomerase, with the protein EKRDVAEAISQALGGPARPTGAAFHVNGDSITWLWGHLLRLTDPEEHDDRYKLWDLKTLPMRWPVSYVPEQKHAAHLKKIIEMAHQADELINAGDPDPEGQRLVDEVIEFAGLTSKPTKRLLINDNNGPAILKALKVMEDNRKYHGLSMSALARAVCDQRVGYNLTRCYSTMAQKKGYQGVLSVGRVQTPILGLVVARDRAHEGHEKQAYHIVKARIAMAGQSVDAEFIPAKDAPMDDKGRIIDAEFALKIVGEIQDKSATVHSVQTTERKNDPPLPYNLLALQADAAGLWNFKPKKVLEITQRLRDQHKAITYNRSDCRYLNDERHAEAAELLLSLTPAFGDMAEYAAPKLKSKAFNSKKVTAHHAIIPTMNVPELDKLTQDELSIYELIAKLYIAQFYPPAKFVSTKVELEIAGHTFRAEGRVNSSPGWRLLDELALKEYEKAERQRDLYRLQQGDSGPLESAESVQAFTKPPARYTMKTLLKDLTSIAKYVTDPEIKKLLLDKDSDKQDEAGGIGTPATRDAHIDTLFRRGFLGEDGKKVVSTELGRNFHDALPEFAVKPDMTALWHEKQKQIEVGELNHLKFIEEVESSVAREIERVKREGLNIRIQGVQCPKCKTGILRSRKGKTKFWGCSNYSDCKTTFPDKSGTPDLTAKPAKKLAASTEHKCPECGKGLIRRPAKRKGLFWWGCSGFPDCKFRCFDEKGNPKLEN; encoded by the coding sequence CGGAAAAACGGGATGTGGCGGAAGCCATATCTCAAGCCCTCGGCGGTCCTGCCAGACCGACCGGAGCGGCTTTCCATGTCAACGGCGACAGCATCACATGGCTCTGGGGTCATTTGTTGCGGCTCACTGATCCAGAAGAACACGATGATCGTTACAAGCTCTGGGATCTCAAAACACTGCCCATGCGATGGCCGGTCAGCTATGTCCCGGAACAAAAGCACGCCGCCCATCTGAAAAAAATCATCGAAATGGCCCATCAGGCTGACGAGCTGATCAACGCAGGCGACCCGGACCCGGAAGGTCAGCGGTTGGTGGATGAGGTCATCGAGTTTGCCGGATTAACGAGTAAGCCGACCAAACGCCTCCTGATCAACGACAACAACGGCCCGGCCATTCTGAAGGCCCTGAAGGTCATGGAGGACAACCGCAAGTACCACGGGCTGTCCATGTCCGCGCTGGCCCGTGCGGTTTGCGACCAGCGTGTCGGTTACAACCTGACCCGCTGTTATTCCACCATGGCCCAGAAAAAGGGCTATCAGGGCGTTCTGTCCGTGGGCCGGGTCCAGACTCCTATTCTGGGGCTGGTGGTTGCCCGTGATCGCGCCCATGAAGGGCACGAAAAGCAGGCTTACCACATCGTCAAAGCCCGGATTGCTATGGCGGGGCAATCGGTGGACGCTGAGTTTATTCCGGCGAAAGATGCACCCATGGACGACAAAGGACGGATTATTGATGCTGAATTTGCTCTCAAGATTGTGGGCGAGATTCAGGATAAATCGGCAACAGTCCATTCCGTGCAGACCACCGAGCGCAAGAACGATCCGCCCCTGCCATACAACCTGCTGGCCTTGCAGGCCGATGCTGCCGGACTCTGGAATTTCAAGCCCAAAAAAGTCTTGGAAATCACCCAGCGACTGCGCGACCAGCACAAAGCAATCACTTACAACCGCAGTGATTGCCGTTACCTCAACGACGAACGGCACGCTGAAGCTGCGGAACTCTTGTTGTCCCTGACTCCGGCCTTCGGAGACATGGCTGAATATGCCGCACCCAAGCTCAAATCCAAGGCTTTCAACTCCAAGAAAGTCACCGCGCACCATGCCATCATCCCGACCATGAACGTGCCGGAACTGGACAAGCTCACGCAGGATGAACTGAGCATTTATGAGCTGATCGCCAAGCTTTACATCGCCCAGTTCTATCCCCCGGCAAAATTTGTAAGCACCAAGGTTGAACTGGAAATTGCCGGTCACACTTTCAGGGCTGAAGGCAGGGTTAACAGTTCTCCGGGCTGGAGGCTGCTAGATGAGCTGGCCCTCAAGGAATACGAAAAGGCTGAACGGCAACGGGATTTGTACCGGCTTCAACAAGGAGATTCCGGTCCGCTGGAATCAGCCGAATCCGTACAGGCTTTCACCAAGCCCCCGGCACGTTACACCATGAAAACCCTGCTCAAAGACCTGACCTCGATTGCAAAGTATGTGACCGACCCGGAAATCAAGAAGCTGCTCTTGGACAAGGACAGCGACAAGCAGGACGAAGCTGGCGGAATCGGAACTCCGGCCACCCGTGACGCTCATATCGATACGCTCTTCAGGCGCGGCTTTCTGGGCGAGGACGGAAAGAAGGTCGTCAGCACCGAGCTGGGTCGCAATTTCCACGATGCCCTGCCGGAATTTGCTGTGAAACCGGATATGACCGCGCTCTGGCATGAGAAGCAAAAACAGATTGAAGTCGGAGAACTGAACCATCTCAAGTTCATTGAGGAAGTGGAGAGTTCGGTCGCTAGGGAAATTGAGCGCGTTAAACGCGAGGGGCTGAACATCAGGATTCAAGGGGTGCAATGCCCAAAATGCAAAACCGGAATTCTGCGCTCCCGCAAAGGCAAGACAAAATTCTGGGGCTGCTCAAATTATTCCGACTGCAAAACAACCTTCCCTGATAAGTCCGGCACGCCGGATCTCACGGCCAAGCCTGCCAAAAAGCTGGCAGCCTCCACGGAACACAAATGCCCTGAATGCGGCAAGGGCCTGATCCGCAGACCGGCCAAACGCAAAGGGTTGTTCTGGTGGGGATGCAGCGGATTCCCGGACTGCAAATTCCGCTGCTTTGACGAGAAAGGAAACCCCAAACTTGAAAACTAA
- a CDS encoding zincin-like metallopeptidase domain-containing protein gives MAKDKTPYYQRFAEEIIEKLKDGTAPWIKPWKPGEYQPAFNPVSGTVYRGINQLMLGLDDLNDPRFLTYRQAESKGWQVRKGSKSRSIVFWQMSRQIALKDDDDKNILDEDGTPQTQTVMLSKPIIRFSNVFHASQIDGIPEWEGREITWNPDDRAEIILQNSGASITHDQRNKAFYRPSSDEIHLPPHAAFGNSDQYYSTALHELGHWTGHESRLDREFGPFGSEIYAKEELRAEIASWMISAELGLSHDPSQHLSYVDNWVKVLEEDPFEIIRACQSAEKIKDYTLDFEKDRSQQKTREEGILISASDKAKLEQRESMYGLPTKGRTYLKVPFSEKNEAKKLGAKWDKDKKMWFAPEGTDLDQLARWMPNAKGQEPATKPEQQKENTVKNIATEKTYLNVPYKQKWLAKKHGARWDKTSKLWFAPTGTDLGPLAEWLPKERIITPETNAIQEFAKAIQEAGLDLQGQMPIMDGTLHRVPVIDGKPNSKDGAYKGFLDGHPAGFIQNHKTGLKMNWKAEGTELTEEQKAQLKAQAAQKKMEREKAIAEQREKASKRSYAKWTNAKWATKQQEYLSKKEVPNYAVKVNERGDLLVPGRDVEGHIHTLQTITPDGKLFEKGGLKAGMFHTIDPGEKIAKGGPILIAEGYATAASAHMASNMPTVAAFDASNLEPVAKALKTKYPKSTIVLVSDNDHHLKNNVGVEKAEAAAKAVGGLLITPKFNEAEKTQGLSDFNDLHQSRGIGEVQKQLSQTIKMAKSMKAGELPLAMAM, from the coding sequence ATGGCTAAAGACAAAACTCCATACTATCAACGGTTTGCTGAAGAAATCATCGAGAAGCTGAAGGACGGCACTGCACCGTGGATCAAGCCTTGGAAGCCCGGTGAATATCAGCCCGCCTTCAATCCGGTTTCCGGCACTGTCTATCGTGGAATCAACCAGCTCATGCTTGGTTTGGATGATCTCAATGACCCCAGATTCCTGACCTACAGACAGGCGGAATCCAAAGGCTGGCAGGTCCGCAAGGGTTCAAAATCCCGCTCCATTGTTTTCTGGCAGATGTCCCGCCAGATCGCGCTCAAGGATGATGACGACAAGAACATTCTGGATGAAGACGGCACCCCCCAGACGCAGACTGTCATGCTCTCAAAGCCGATTATCCGCTTTTCCAATGTCTTCCACGCCAGCCAGATTGACGGAATCCCGGAATGGGAAGGCCGGGAGATCACATGGAACCCGGATGACCGGGCCGAAATCATCCTCCAGAACTCAGGGGCCAGCATCACCCATGATCAGCGCAACAAGGCGTTTTACAGGCCGTCCTCAGATGAGATTCACCTGCCGCCGCACGCGGCCTTTGGCAACTCTGACCAGTATTACAGCACAGCCCTGCATGAGCTGGGACACTGGACCGGACACGAATCACGTCTCGACCGGGAATTCGGCCCCTTCGGTTCCGAGATTTACGCCAAAGAGGAACTGCGTGCCGAGATTGCAAGCTGGATGATCAGCGCGGAACTCGGCCTCAGTCACGATCCCAGCCAGCATCTCAGCTACGTTGATAACTGGGTCAAAGTGCTTGAGGAAGATCCCTTTGAAATTATCCGGGCCTGCCAGAGCGCGGAAAAGATCAAGGATTACACGCTGGATTTTGAAAAGGACCGCAGCCAGCAAAAGACAAGAGAAGAAGGTATCTTAATCTCCGCTTCGGACAAGGCCAAGCTTGAGCAGCGGGAATCAATGTATGGACTCCCGACCAAAGGCCGGACCTATCTCAAAGTGCCATTCTCAGAAAAAAATGAAGCTAAAAAGCTTGGGGCCAAATGGGATAAGGACAAGAAAATGTGGTTCGCTCCCGAAGGCACCGACCTTGATCAGCTCGCCCGCTGGATGCCTAACGCAAAGGGGCAAGAACCTGCCACCAAACCTGAACAGCAGAAAGAAAACACCGTGAAAAATATTGCAACGGAAAAGACCTATCTGAACGTGCCGTATAAACAGAAATGGCTGGCGAAAAAGCACGGAGCACGCTGGGACAAAACCTCCAAGCTCTGGTTTGCGCCCACGGGAACCGATCTTGGTCCGCTTGCCGAGTGGCTGCCGAAAGAAAGGATCATCACCCCTGAAACAAACGCTATTCAGGAATTCGCCAAGGCCATACAGGAAGCCGGACTTGATCTTCAGGGCCAGATGCCGATCATGGACGGAACTCTGCACCGCGTGCCTGTCATAGACGGCAAACCCAATTCCAAGGACGGCGCATACAAGGGTTTCCTTGACGGCCACCCCGCCGGGTTCATCCAGAATCACAAAACCGGCCTGAAAATGAATTGGAAGGCTGAAGGAACAGAGCTGACAGAAGAACAGAAAGCCCAGCTCAAAGCACAAGCTGCCCAGAAAAAGATGGAACGGGAAAAGGCCATCGCCGAACAGCGAGAAAAGGCCTCAAAACGTTCCTACGCCAAGTGGACCAACGCCAAATGGGCCACCAAACAGCAGGAATACCTGAGCAAGAAAGAAGTCCCCAACTACGCGGTGAAGGTAAACGAACGCGGGGATCTGCTCGTACCGGGCCGTGACGTCGAAGGCCACATCCACACACTGCAAACCATCACCCCGGACGGCAAGCTATTCGAAAAAGGCGGCTTGAAAGCAGGCATGTTCCACACCATCGACCCCGGCGAAAAGATCGCCAAAGGCGGGCCGATCCTCATTGCCGAAGGCTATGCCACAGCAGCCAGCGCACACATGGCAAGCAATATGCCCACAGTCGCAGCCTTTGACGCTTCCAATCTCGAACCGGTCGCCAAGGCCCTAAAAACCAAATACCCCAAAAGCACCATCGTGCTGGTCAGCGACAACGACCATCACCTCAAAAACAATGTCGGGGTAGAAAAAGCCGAGGCCGCAGCCAAAGCTGTCGGTGGCCTGCTGATAACACCCAAATTCAACGAGGCAGAAAAGACACAGGGGCTGTCAGACTTCAATGATCTGCACCAGTCTCGTGGAATCGGAGAAGTACAGAAACAGCTCTCCCAGACTATCAAGATGGCAAAATCCATGAAGGCCGGGGAATTGCCGTTGGCTATGGCGATGTAA
- a CDS encoding cation-translocating P-type ATPase, whose protein sequence is MKQNIVLRHSTRGRVRFNIRNLVRNDHLAQNLDLELGRTGYVENVRTNIRCGSLIIRFKADKTSAEQLYAFLNELLGSAEINRPLGIGGPACASDLCECNACEVTHAGCNPVKSAFRRFVAVSAVMGVVFVRTSILGLTVAETALSPLGIIAMGLSLPLFKKAYDQLKRKRFTLEAFLGASCVAAVAAGEALTAFEVLWINSGAELVKAWITERSRKSISSILEVTSHHTFVLVDGVEVEREVKDLRKGDIVVLHTSEKVCVDGEIIDGEALMDESPISGRSDFVPRQVGDEVLAGTFVRQGVIYVRANEVGDRTYLSRVLKMVEDSLENRAPIEGIADQLAANLIKVGFVTTAGTWLITGSLYRAFTVLLVMACPCATVLAASTAVSAAISAAAKRNILIKGGRYLEEVGKTDTVCFDKTGTLTTNEPVLAKIVPLNGSNEERILQMSVSVEMHNHHPLAQAIKMEADAREIAPEEHSVCEYFLGMGMRAEVSDNEILVGNRKLMDKHEVEIADAAKKTAPLRRQGRTVLFVAESKKIIGLLAFDNLIRPESTEVLQQLKHNGAENIVLITGDEPNTAKELSRRLGIPKVHASVMPEDKANIVDEMQAAGAAVLMVGDGVNDALALTRADVGVAMGAGGSEVAIEAADIALVNDDLNGLVYVQSLSQQTLKVVHQNFWIATGSNLAGVVFGALGMLTPIMAGMIHIGHSLGVLANSARLLRYEPPALAIETTPIDVTPKEQLT, encoded by the coding sequence GTGAAACAAAATATTGTATTACGACATTCCACTCGCGGCAGAGTAAGATTCAACATCCGCAATCTTGTCAGAAATGACCACCTTGCCCAGAATCTTGACCTGGAACTGGGCAGGACCGGATATGTTGAAAATGTGCGCACCAATATCCGCTGCGGAAGCCTCATCATCCGTTTCAAGGCAGATAAAACCAGTGCGGAACAGCTTTATGCGTTTCTTAATGAGCTGCTCGGCTCGGCTGAAATCAACAGACCGCTGGGCATCGGCGGTCCCGCCTGTGCTTCCGACCTCTGCGAATGCAACGCCTGTGAAGTGACCCATGCCGGATGCAATCCGGTAAAATCAGCTTTCAGACGGTTTGTTGCCGTCAGTGCCGTCATGGGCGTTGTCTTTGTACGCACATCCATTCTGGGACTGACTGTGGCTGAAACCGCGCTTAGCCCCTTGGGCATCATTGCCATGGGACTTTCGCTGCCGCTCTTTAAAAAGGCATACGACCAGTTGAAAAGGAAACGGTTCACACTTGAAGCCTTCCTTGGAGCCAGCTGTGTTGCCGCTGTTGCTGCCGGAGAAGCCCTGACCGCCTTTGAAGTGCTCTGGATCAACTCCGGTGCCGAGCTGGTCAAAGCGTGGATTACCGAACGTTCCCGCAAATCCATCAGCAGTATTCTGGAAGTGACTTCCCATCACACCTTTGTGCTGGTGGACGGAGTGGAAGTTGAACGGGAAGTCAAGGACCTGCGCAAAGGCGATATCGTTGTCCTGCACACCAGCGAAAAGGTCTGCGTGGACGGCGAAATCATCGACGGCGAGGCCCTCATGGACGAATCTCCCATTTCCGGGCGTTCAGACTTCGTGCCCCGTCAGGTAGGTGATGAAGTTCTGGCCGGAACCTTTGTCCGTCAGGGTGTTATCTATGTACGGGCCAATGAAGTGGGCGATCGTACCTACCTCTCAAGGGTTCTGAAAATGGTTGAAGATTCGCTTGAAAACCGCGCCCCCATTGAAGGCATCGCCGACCAGCTGGCCGCCAACCTTATCAAAGTGGGCTTTGTGACCACTGCGGGAACATGGCTCATTACCGGAAGCCTCTACCGGGCATTCACTGTGCTGCTGGTCATGGCCTGCCCCTGTGCAACTGTTCTGGCGGCCTCCACTGCGGTTTCCGCAGCAATCAGCGCGGCAGCCAAACGCAACATTTTAATCAAGGGCGGACGTTACCTTGAAGAGGTCGGTAAAACAGATACCGTCTGCTTTGACAAAACAGGAACCCTGACCACCAACGAACCGGTGCTGGCTAAGATTGTTCCTTTGAACGGCTCAAACGAAGAGCGCATCCTGCAAATGTCTGTTTCAGTGGAAATGCACAACCATCATCCTCTGGCACAGGCCATTAAAATGGAAGCAGATGCCCGCGAAATCGCGCCTGAAGAACATTCAGTATGCGAATATTTTCTGGGCATGGGCATGCGTGCGGAAGTCAGCGACAACGAAATTCTGGTCGGTAACCGCAAGCTCATGGATAAACATGAGGTGGAAATTGCGGATGCGGCGAAAAAAACAGCTCCCCTGCGCAGGCAGGGCCGCACAGTGCTCTTCGTAGCAGAAAGCAAAAAAATCATCGGACTGCTGGCCTTCGACAACCTGATCAGGCCCGAAAGCACCGAAGTATTGCAGCAACTGAAACACAACGGTGCTGAAAATATCGTTCTCATCACCGGCGATGAACCGAACACTGCCAAAGAGCTTTCCAGACGTCTGGGCATCCCCAAGGTTCATGCCTCGGTAATGCCTGAAGACAAGGCAAATATTGTCGATGAAATGCAGGCCGCAGGCGCAGCAGTGCTCATGGTCGGCGACGGCGTGAATGACGCTCTGGCCCTGACCCGCGCTGACGTCGGCGTCGCCATGGGAGCCGGGGGAAGCGAAGTCGCCATTGAAGCGGCGGACATCGCTCTGGTAAATGATGACTTAAACGGACTGGTTTATGTGCAGTCTTTAAGCCAGCAGACCCTGAAAGTGGTTCACCAGAACTTCTGGATCGCCACCGGATCAAACCTTGCCGGGGTTGTCTTCGGTGCCTTAGGCATGCTGACCCCGATCATGGCCGGTATGATCCACATTGGACATTCTCTGGGAGTACTGGCAAACTCAGCACGTTTGCTGCGCTATGAGCCGCCCGCGCTGGCAATAGAAACAACTCCGATAGACGTAACTCCAAAGGAGCAATTGACATAA
- a CDS encoding magnetosome protein MamC, with protein sequence MAQNNDKTTLLQTTLGTAFLGAIIGGTGAAAKAIREVSNEQKSKEEAVIDVAKEAGATAVAAGVSAAAVGALKLGPVLSTVGIIAVATGTKYAMDSVLKPAEALAEVKAPAKKKHAPLVMEPKAKPKKKHAPLVMESKEEKPKKTTKAAAKKTTTKKTTAKKTTAKKETTQKAAPKKTTAKKTTAKKAEVVNIDSSKSEPTEK encoded by the coding sequence ATGGCACAAAACAACGATAAAACAACCCTGCTCCAGACAACCCTCGGCACCGCATTCCTCGGTGCAATCATCGGCGGCACCGGAGCGGCAGCAAAAGCAATCCGTGAAGTGAGCAACGAGCAGAAAAGCAAAGAAGAAGCTGTAATCGACGTTGCCAAGGAAGCCGGGGCAACAGCTGTTGCGGCGGGTGTATCCGCTGCGGCAGTCGGTGCTCTTAAACTCGGTCCGGTCCTCTCCACTGTGGGCATCATCGCCGTGGCAACCGGAACGAAATACGCCATGGACAGCGTGCTCAAGCCTGCTGAAGCCCTTGCGGAAGTGAAGGCTCCGGCCAAGAAAAAGCACGCTCCTCTGGTCATGGAACCCAAGGCCAAGCCGAAGAAAAAACACGCCCCTCTGGTAATGGAATCAAAGGAAGAAAAACCTAAAAAAACAACCAAAGCTGCTGCCAAGAAAACCACGACAAAGAAAACAACAGCTAAAAAGACTACAGCCAAAAAAGAAACAACCCAAAAAGCCGCACCCAAGAAAACCACCGCGAAGAAGACAACTGCTAAAAAAGCAGAAGTCGTTAATATTGATTCCAGCAAAAGCGAACCAACCGAAAAATAA
- a CDS encoding YtxH domain-containing protein — MNDYINQPQPGTSPDETVSQSSTENFVVQQPTQTAVAAAPEAAPATTDSSLTSWVNVTNTDYLKGLALGAGIALVATNPTVQKAVVSGTVKLWAALQGGVEELKEQVQDAKAEISQQD, encoded by the coding sequence ATGAACGACTACATCAATCAGCCCCAGCCCGGCACGTCTCCCGACGAAACTGTTTCACAGTCCAGCACCGAGAATTTTGTTGTACAGCAACCTACCCAGACCGCAGTAGCCGCAGCCCCGGAAGCTGCTCCGGCAACGACTGATTCCTCCTTGACTTCATGGGTAAATGTAACCAATACGGACTACCTCAAAGGTCTGGCTCTCGGCGCGGGCATCGCCCTTGTTGCAACCAACCCCACCGTGCAGAAAGCAGTGGTCTCCGGCACTGTCAAGCTCTGGGCTGCCCTTCAGGGCGGAGTGGAAGAGCTGAAAGAACAGGTTCAGGACGCAAAAGCTGAAATCAGCCAGCAGGATTAG
- a CDS encoding heavy metal translocating P-type ATPase, translating to MTVKTEPKKAFSIAHEVKKRIRLRSRRLFDPSLDLNYLEAMVENLPGVSSVRTNKWGSSIVIEYDGNRKNRERILNLLENIPMEAYMPGGVENEEVSLPTVAAQGATAALTPFLPPQAAAPASWLMGMPTMLEGLHTLLYDGVKVEVLDASAVAFSLLRQDYFTANAIVAMLGLGSYMESLAEKKSDDLLKSLLRPQVEMVWVERDAQEVQIEFTDLVVGDLVICGSGELIPVDGVVVDGDAALNQSSITGESLPVAVTEGDEVLSGAVVEDGRIKIAASNVGGETSMARIGRFLENSLRTQSTSQKKSDELADKLVPITFGLGLGLFALTRDITRAASVLTVDYSCAIKLASPVAVKTGMHAAGHSGVLLKGAQALDNLARIDTIVFDKTGTLTRGDLQVADVIPQPGMSAEELLSLAAGAEEHYSHPVARAVVAEAKSRELELPPISQVDFIVAHGVSAYVEGKQVLVGSRHFLEDDEGVDCSGVEEAGRELRANGKSLLYVARAGKLLGIITLRDELREEASEALAMLKERGIKKIVMLTGDHQDTAKAIAAELGCIDEVHWELKPEDKADLVKQLQESGDFLAFAGDGVNDAPALVSADVGICMPGGADLARESAQVVLLEDDLRILAVARDVAENTQHVLKRCFQAAVGINSAVLVGATTGKLSPVVSAFLHNASTLGILGYAAAAGNKKPASADLISSAATLEKN from the coding sequence ATGACCGTGAAAACGGAACCCAAAAAAGCCTTCTCCATTGCCCATGAGGTGAAAAAAAGGATCAGACTGCGCAGTCGCAGACTTTTCGATCCCTCGCTGGACCTCAATTATCTTGAAGCAATGGTTGAAAACCTTCCCGGCGTATCCAGTGTCAGGACCAATAAATGGGGTTCAAGCATTGTCATTGAATATGACGGCAACCGGAAAAACCGGGAACGCATCCTCAACCTGCTCGAAAATATTCCCATGGAAGCATACATGCCCGGCGGAGTGGAGAATGAAGAAGTTTCCCTGCCCACAGTGGCAGCGCAGGGTGCCACAGCAGCCCTGACCCCCTTCCTGCCTCCGCAGGCAGCGGCTCCGGCAAGCTGGCTCATGGGCATGCCGACCATGCTCGAAGGTCTGCATACCCTGCTCTATGACGGCGTAAAAGTTGAAGTGCTCGATGCTTCGGCTGTCGCATTTTCCCTGCTCAGACAGGACTATTTTACGGCCAACGCCATTGTCGCCATGCTCGGTCTCGGCTCCTACATGGAAAGTCTGGCCGAGAAAAAATCAGATGACCTGCTTAAAAGTCTGCTCCGCCCGCAGGTGGAAATGGTCTGGGTTGAGCGTGATGCTCAGGAAGTCCAGATTGAGTTCACTGACCTTGTCGTCGGCGATCTGGTCATCTGCGGTTCCGGGGAACTGATTCCCGTAGACGGCGTGGTTGTGGACGGCGACGCGGCCCTGAACCAGAGTTCCATTACCGGGGAATCCCTGCCTGTTGCCGTTACCGAAGGGGACGAAGTCCTTTCCGGCGCGGTTGTTGAAGACGGACGCATCAAAATCGCGGCCAGCAATGTCGGCGGCGAAACCAGCATGGCCCGCATCGGAAGATTTCTTGAAAACTCCCTGCGCACCCAGTCCACCTCCCAGAAAAAAAGTGACGAACTGGCCGACAAGCTGGTGCCCATCACCTTCGGCCTCGGCCTCGGTCTCTTTGCCCTGACCCGCGACATTACCCGTGCGGCTTCCGTGCTCACCGTTGACTACTCCTGCGCCATCAAGCTGGCTTCCCCGGTAGCGGTCAAGACCGGAATGCACGCGGCAGGACACAGCGGCGTACTGCTCAAGGGTGCGCAGGCTCTCGACAACCTTGCCCGCATCGATACCATTGTTTTTGACAAAACCGGAACCCTGACCCGTGGCGATTTACAGGTTGCCGATGTCATACCCCAGCCGGGCATGTCGGCTGAAGAACTGCTCTCGCTGGCCGCCGGGGCTGAAGAACATTATTCCCACCCGGTAGCCCGTGCGGTCGTAGCCGAAGCAAAATCCCGCGAACTGGAACTGCCGCCCATAAGTCAGGTTGACTTTATCGTGGCCCACGGTGTTTCCGCCTATGTTGAAGGAAAGCAGGTGCTGGTAGGCAGCCGCCACTTCCTTGAAGATGACGAAGGCGTTGACTGTTCCGGCGTTGAAGAAGCAGGCAGAGAACTGCGCGCCAACGGCAAATCCTTGCTCTACGTGGCCCGTGCAGGCAAGCTGCTCGGTATCATTACCCTGCGCGACGAACTGCGCGAGGAAGCCTCCGAAGCCCTTGCCATGCTCAAGGAACGGGGCATCAAAAAGATCGTCATGCTCACCGGGGACCATCAGGATACCGCCAAAGCAATTGCCGCCGAACTGGGCTGCATTGACGAAGTCCACTGGGAGCTCAAACCCGAAGACAAAGCGGATCTGGTCAAGCAGCTTCAGGAATCCGGCGATTTCCTCGCCTTTGCCGGAGACGGGGTCAACGACGCCCCGGCACTGGTTTCCGCCGATGTGGGTATCTGCATGCCCGGCGGAGCGGACCTTGCCCGCGAATCCGCACAGGTTGTGCTCCTAGAAGACGACCTGCGCATTCTGGCCGTGGCCCGCGATGTAGCCGAAAACACTCAGCATGTGCTTAAAAGATGTTTTCAAGCCGCTGTGGGCATCAACTCCGCAGTGCTCGTCGGAGCCACCACCGGAAAACTTTCCCCGGTTGTCTCCGCATTCCTGCACAACGCCAGCACACTGGGCATTCTGGGCTACGCTGCCGCAGCAGGCAATAAGAAACCGGCTTCCGCAGACCTGATTTCCTCTGCCGCAACTCTGGAGAAAAACTAG
- a CDS encoding FeoA family protein, producing MYTSLFNAPTGVPLKISRINDEDLEARMGRMGLFIGGEITRLDEEVALQTIRVKGPKGEVVLGGGMGGKVIAHLDDGRMVPLLEMKPGETGHVECVTAGGPLREGMAALGLKDDDNIEMIRILPPMEFVAVIEGRGRIRLAEGMAAKILGHMGDIECQFANAQAGVDFVVDKIIGGKRAQRAIGSLEITPGLTLRLESVEKAPSYQMTGRSRCVISTHEGLRLFLRHDQSDMVIVTYDDEDETGEEA from the coding sequence ATGTATACAAGCTTATTCAATGCCCCCACCGGGGTTCCGCTCAAGATATCACGCATCAACGATGAAGATCTGGAAGCCCGCATGGGCCGCATGGGCCTTTTCATCGGCGGGGAAATCACCCGCCTTGATGAAGAAGTAGCCCTGCAAACCATCCGGGTCAAAGGCCCCAAGGGTGAAGTTGTCCTTGGCGGCGGCATGGGCGGCAAGGTTATCGCCCATCTTGATGACGGACGCATGGTTCCCCTGCTGGAAATGAAACCCGGCGAAACAGGGCACGTGGAATGCGTCACCGCCGGAGGCCCCCTGCGCGAAGGCATGGCCGCCCTTGGCCTGAAGGATGACGATAATATTGAAATGATCCGTATCCTGCCGCCCATGGAATTTGTCGCCGTAATCGAAGGGCGCGGACGCATCCGCCTTGCCGAAGGCATGGCCGCCAAAATTCTCGGACACATGGGCGATATTGAATGCCAGTTCGCCAATGCCCAGGCCGGGGTTGATTTTGTGGTCGACAAGATCATCGGCGGCAAACGCGCCCAGCGGGCCATCGGTTCCCTTGAAATCACCCCCGGACTGACCCTGCGTCTTGAATCCGTGGAAAAAGCCCCCAGCTATCAGATGACCGGACGCAGCCGCTGCGTCATCAGCACCCATGAAGGCTTGCGTTTATTCCTGCGCCACGACCAGTCCGACATGGTCATCGTCACCTATGACGATGAAGACGAGACCGGGGAAGAAGCATAA